From the genome of Psychrilyobacter atlanticus DSM 19335, one region includes:
- the nusB gene encoding transcription antitermination factor NusB, with protein sequence MSRKIAREELFKLLFEADMNKVTPLERLEEFLEDGNRRVEISEDEETPNNVEELTLTKTEVEFIKEFAAGIDKHYGTINQEIAEKMDEWSLETVGNVERSLLRFGVYELMYEETGFEIVLNEIIELAKIYGDATSHEFVNGVLAKFVKK encoded by the coding sequence ATGAGTAGAAAGATCGCAAGAGAAGAGTTATTCAAGCTTTTATTTGAAGCTGACATGAACAAGGTAACACCATTAGAAAGACTGGAAGAATTTTTAGAAGATGGGAACAGAAGAGTAGAAATATCAGAAGATGAAGAGACTCCTAACAACGTTGAAGAACTTACTTTGACTAAAACAGAAGTGGAATTCATTAAAGAATTTGCAGCAGGAATAGACAAACACTATGGTACTATAAACCAAGAAATCGCTGAAAAGATGGATGAATGGTCATTAGAAACTGTAGGAAATGTAGAGAGATCATTACTTAGATTTGGTGTATATGAATTGATGTACGAAGAAACTGGTTTTGAAATTGTATTAAATGAGATTATTGAATTAGCTAAAATTTATGGAGATGCAACATCACATGAATTTGTAAACGGTGTATTGGCTAAGTTTGTAAAGAAATAG